The sequence aaacaacTTCTGGGGAATAAATGGGGGTAGTCTCCAGTTCTGCTATTTCCAAGGAATTTTACCagcaaaaggaggaaaataatagTGCAGTGGATATACGATGATTCCTTAATGTATGTTAGGTGTCAAATTAGGAAACCTTGTTGAAAAATCTGACTGATGTTAATCTCTCGGAGTTTTGAGGCTttcacttcttaaaaaaaatgtttcacttcttaaaaaaaaatgtaagttaagggctttatgaagaaaatgtagaaatctGTGATCCTCGGCCAACAATTCCCCCCCCGCCGAGGCCCAGGAATGTATTGATTagagataaaatagaaataaacatggTTAGCATATCgtatttctgtataattttcatgttttttttaaagtgactcTTCCTGGGAGTGAATGAAATGATTTGCCATTaaacttgcatttccctgctcATTCACTGCTCATTACCTAGTTTTTGATGTCCAAAGGGagcatatatttaagtcttttctaATTCattggagggagggaagaagagaggataatagaataaaaatgtaatactAATAGTAAAAagaatgattgaaaaaaaatgctaaaaagtaaaataatacaaaaatatttaaaaggtttttgaaaatttggtatgcaaatcaaagttaaaaacagattttcaaaATAAGGTGGCAATGTAGTAACTGACAATAGTGAAGGTAAAGAACATTCCTGTACCACCTTTTCTTACTGCAACTGTGATTCAAGCTTCCTATAAGTCACACATCATAAGTGTTTTCAGAACACAAAGCCACATGGAAGGCTTGAGTTTTCCCCAATATGCTAATTAGCTAAGTTGCTGTCCCTACCCCAGCCCTTCATTATACGTACCTGCGCTGCTTGCAACAACAGAAAGTTTAAAGCTGGTGACTTAGATAAAGTTACCCTCTGACCAGCATCACGTAAGAATGAGCCGTTGAGCACAAACCTGTCCCCTGGTCCGTATTTCCAGGAGTCTGCTGTGGAGCACAGGAACCAGAACCTTCTCCTCCGTTTGGCTACCCAAAATGTGTTTTCTTAGAACCAACTGCTAAAATGGGACTTTCATCTCTCCAGTAACCAAATTCAGTCCAATTGTCACATGAGGCCTCAGAGTCTAGGAAGAGGATGTGTGCTAAAGGAACCCTGGTTTCATGGCTCACTGCAGAGAACAGGAGTATGTACATGTGCACGTCCAGGACAAGAGGCCATCTCTGCCCCAGGAAGAGGGGGGCTGGGCAAGATGTGGGATCTGAAAAAAGTAACCTTCTTTGCcctcagaaataaaaatctcTACAGGCCAATTATGCTGTTTTTGTCAGGATTCTGTTACTTTTTCTTcgattttttctccttcatttttttccttcattcaggAATATCTGCATGGCCATTACCTCACCTTAAACTCTCATCTACATTTAAGAGAATGTGCAAATGATAACTTaggtttttttctaaaaaaaaaaaaaaaaaaaaaaaaaaaaaacgtgagaAGGGATTCCCAAATCCCAGTTCCCCGGGACACATTCTTCTAAGTCTTTGTTGAAGTTTCATGTTGGGGAAGATGTAACGTGTCCATTACTTTCTGTCCACGCCCTTGTGATTTAGAATAATTGACTTAAAGTTTCCAATTATTTTTGAACCAGCTATGGGACCTTTGAGCAATATCTCATTTAACACAACACTTAAGTTATACAAGTTGTACATGATTTATGATTGAATATTCTCTTCCCAACTGATGCAACTGTTTTACAAGACTTTTCCCTACTCTGTTTCACAATTAAAAGACTCTTTTTAACTGGGTGCTATCaaattatgtaaacatttttgtttctagAAGTCCACCCTCATATTCTTGCAAATACTACAGAAATATACTACCTACTTAAAGCActtgaatttatatattcattctaTTGATAGGCATCaggttgtttctagtttgtgGCTATTAAAAACattactgctatgaacattcctacacacacacacacacacacacacacacacacacacccattttcACTTCCTAGTAGCGTAATTGCTGCATCACAGGTTAAGTGCATGTCAAACATTGGGTAACATTAATAGTTTGCCAAAACAGTTGGACCAATTAAATTTCTACCAACTATGTATAAGGATTTCTTTTGCTCCAACCTTTCTCTATtgttggtattgtcagtcttttttgttttagccattctgatgggcATATGGTAGCATCTCATGtgattatattttacattttcttgatgactaacagtttgagcatattttcaaatacttattggATGTTTGGatattatattttctgaaatgtgtATTCCGTAttttgtccatatttctattgGGTTATTTCTTGGTttcagttttttgtatattttgggtagaaatataaattggtacagccattttgaACAACcatatgaaggtttctcaaaaaaattaagaatagaacaCCAaacaattcagcaatcccacttctgggtgtacatccaaaggaaataaaatgagtatctcaaagagatatgtgCAACCCCATTTTCACTGCagtatatttacaatagccaacatatatataatggaatgttattctgccacaaaaaaagaaggaaatcctaccattttcaacatgaataaacctggaggacattttgctaaatgaaataaaccaggcacagaaaggcataTACTCtgtgatctcacttacatgtggaatctaaaaaagttgaactcccaaagtcaagggttcagatcccctcaccagccagccaccaaaaaaaaaaaaaaaaggaaaaagtcaaacTCAGAGGAACAAAGTAGAACAGTGATTATCAGAGGCTGAGGGATAGGAGAAATAGAAAGATGTTGGTCAACGGATACTAACTTTCAGTTGTAAGATAAACAAGTTCTGAGCATCTAAGGTACGGTATAAGTGGTGATCTATGttttaattaacttgattgtaaaatcattacacaatgttTACATATAACGAATCATCATGTTGTAtgccttgaatatatacaatttttattcattattaactatgtacaaaaaaataatacaaagaagagATAGTCCCACCCTTGGAAAATACCATTTAATGTTATAagtaaaagtgaaaagacaattatttcctcctttaagaagaaaattattaatattataaaagaaatggaaaaacatttacaaattGTCCCAAAATATATGTGGAGAGAATGGAAGAATAAATAGTTCCTCTGAGCTCCTCTGTTCCAGTGTGGGACCAGATAATAAATACCCTAAGACGATGAAAAAGCCATAGCTATTACATCAAAACCATTTGTAAGGATTTTAGAAAGCCTTAAAATAGGATCAAGTatactaaaaatgagaaaatcttctaaatttcaaaaccagaaaaaaaaaaaaaaacatgtgctaagaaaaaaaatctaatttaccTTATCTTCTCTTTTAAGAGGAATGCTGATCTATTGACAGGATTTGACTTTAGCAATGTTTTTGATAGCCTTATTGTGGAGTTCTATCGaatattaaaagaacaaatattttcagattaGCACAAGActttccagagaaaagaaaaacgagggATCAAGTCTTAACTCATTGTATGAGGTTAACATGACCATCACATTAAAACTAAAAGAGGTCTacagccataccaccctgaacatgCCCAATCTCATCTAATCTCCGAAAattagatgaggaaaccaaatggagtaactgaaagaaaggaaaattacattttaatctgACTCCGGACCACACATGGAACctccaaaacaaaataatagccAAGCAAACATCCATGTATAAAAATATCTAATGCATCATGACAAACTTGGTTCACTTCAAAATGGAAAGATCAGTTTAGtgttaaaaaacaatttatgttATTCACCAacttattaaattaaatgaagaaaaagtcaCATAATCATattaatagataaaaaaaaataacttaaatttaaCATACATTCATGATTCTTAAAAATAGATACTTTACTAATGTGATAAAATGCATATAGTGTAAACATTATACTTATTGCAGGTATTTTAAAAGTAGTTCCTGTTAACTAAGGAACAAAATAATATTGTTGGTTATACCCATCTCTATTTAGCATTATACTGGTAGTCCCAGCCAGTGTAAGAAGACAggaggaaaaatataataatatgagggttggaaagaaaataacagtactaaaattttatttttagattatgcaaatttttatataaataattcaaaaaaactacagctaaattattataattaataaaataattaagcatggttattggattaaataaatcaatatcaGAAATCAATTGTCAATTCTGCTTCTGTCTATGATGGAATAGCTGGGATAATATTTACTCTACTTAttttaaacaactagaaaactgaacaaaatatataGAGCGATGGTTTTCAGACATTGAACATGAGGCAGGGCAAGACAGTAATTCctgaaagaaggggaaaaaatgaggtGAGACATAAGTGCCCCTGCTCACTGCCTAGATTTTTCCAGGCCAcagcacaaagaaagaaagcccaAATTGAGCCCATGGGCATCATGAATTGAGAAGCCAGAGTTCACAGTTTGGGGAAGAGTCCCAAAGAGAAGAAAGCTGCAAAAAGATAGAACTTCCAGTATCTGAAGATAAATATCCTTAAATCTTTTGCTGACTACTGATCGTTGCATGAATGTGAGGAACCTTCTAAGGCCAAGGAAAGAACCACCAAAAAGCAGTAAACAGAATAATCTTCATTGCTAACACAGGGCCCAGAATAGTTCATGTTCTCACCAGCCAGGATGCAAAGACCTCAAATACGCAAGAAATTAAGTGGAGTTCTTAGAAAGCAATAACCTTAATAGTAATGCAAATTGTCTCTACACTTCAGCATGTTCCGTATACAACCTAACAACCCTTAAAAGTGAGCcttaaaatataaactaattCCATGTAGCTTAAGATTCCCAGAACAaagtacaaaaatgtttaaagcaaaccaaaaatatccagcactcaaaaatataaaactcacaaTTCTATAATCCAACAAAAATTTTTCACACATGTAAAGAAGCAGAAGAGTTCTCAGGCCACAGCACAAAGAGAGGAAACCTCAACAAACCataataaggagaaaaatcagtcaGTCCATAGAAACATATACAGAAATAACACAGAAGATACCATGAGAAGGCATGTATATTAaaatagccattaaaaataaacttcaccTGTTCAAAACAATGGGGGAAAACCTAAATATGATgaggaaagaaaccaaaaatagcTAATTCAAGCTACTAGGtcataaacaaatacaaaatataaaattaaaaatgctctGCATGGagttaacagcagattagacacttcagaaaaaaaaaagattggagaATTTGCAGATAtggcaatagaaactatccaaaaggAAATAGAGATAAAACActggaagaatttttaaagtgctttaatAAGCTGTGAGAAATCAGAGACccagaagggaaaagaagagatgGGGTGTGGGGGAGACATAACCAATAATTAAAAAGCATTAACTCCCAAATTTCAAATATagtgaaaactataaacctaTACATCCAAGTAGCTCAACAAACCTCAagcataaaaaatttttatagcatACCAATGAACTACATTATCAAAAAGCTGAAAATCAGTAACagcaagaaaattataaaagcagccatagaaaaaaaagaggcacTTTACATATAGAGAAACAAAGGTGATACTGGCAGAAAGtctgaaagaaaaagttttcagaTTCACCTGGAATCCTATGCCCAGAgaatatgtatttcaaaaatgaaggagaaatagtgatGCATTAAGTTATGCAAATGCTGTAAGAATTCATAGCCAGCATACAAAAGCGTcataaggaaaaattaagaatataaacggaagaaaataataaagataagagcacaaagcaatgaaataaaaaaacagaaaaacaatagataaaATTGAGGAAATCAAAAGCCGATTCTTTAAAAGTatcaataaaattcataaatgtCTATTTAATCTTATCAAGAAAGACGACAGATTATTAATATAAAAGATTGAAAGGAGTGACATCACTATAGCTCTTACAGACatcataagaattttttaaaaccttgtgAATACATTTCATGCCAATACATTTAACtacttagatgaaatggaaacttttaaaaagatgtctCTATCAAAGTTCACACAAGAAATAGGTAATCTGAATAAGCCCTATATCtacaaaagaaattgaatttgtattttaaaccttctcacaaagaaaataatagaccAGGTGGATTCACTGGTGAATTACACAAACATCCCAGAAAAAAGTACTACAAATTTTACCAAAATGTTCCAGAAAATTAAAGCAGAATTAACTTTCTCTAACCCATTATTtaagtattaccctgataccaaactcagacaaaaaaaataacaaaaaagaaaagaaaagaaaagaaaattactgatCAGAATCactcatgaacataaatgcaagaATATATAGATATAAACTGAATTCagctacataaaaattaaatacattatttccaAGTTGATTTTATCCCAGAATTGCAAACTTAGTGCAACATTCAATTGATCAGTACTGTTCAAAACTGTTGTgacatgaaagacaaggaaagactggAACTGTTACAcagtaaaggagactaaagagaaatAACAAGAAAATGCAATGCGGAGTTCCACAACAAAATGATgagtataacaccaaggtcaaaggtttgggtccccatattggcctgccacaaaaaaaaaaagaaagaaagaaaaagaaaaacattagtaTGTGAAGTAATACacatgttaattaacttgactTAGCCATTCCataatggatatatatatatcaaaatatcatattgtacacattaaatatatacaatttgtatttatcaattttaaaaatgaataaataaaaatgaaattaaaaagaaaaaagattaggtatatactgggagaaaatatttgcaaaacacatatctaatAGAGAACTTTTATCTAAAATGTATAATCATTACAACTtcataataaggaaaaaataaaaatgggcaaatattcCAAAGAAAAAGTATTTATAGCAAATATGCAAATGAAAGATGCTTAACTAGTTATTGTGAAAGTGCAAGTAAAATCATGATGAGATGTCCCTAAatttattagaatggctaaaattaaaagaactgcCAATATCAATTGCTGATGACTATGCTGAGCAATTAAAACCTTTATGCACTACTGGTGGAAAGGCAAAAGGCAAAAGTATACAGCCACTTAAAATaatttggtagtttttatgttaAGTATAACTTACCCTATATTTCAGCAACCCCGCTCCTAGGTATTCACTtgagtgaataaaaataaaaataaaacatgtccaCAAAAAGACCCATACCCTAATGCTTATACCCTTATAGCAACTTAATTCGTAATTGTCACTATCTCTGTGATTATTATAGCCCTGTCCTTTTGTCTTTTATACAGTAAAGTAAGGAGAGTTGGAATTATAATTCCCACTCAAAATATGAGGAAACCAATGTCAGGAGAGAATTTGAAAGGCTACAAAGAATTTagtttggtattttattttctttaaaattactgAGGTCTATTATAAGACTAAAAAAGGCTTTAAAGTACAAATTAAATGTAGACATCATTTGGCCCAACTTCCTACTGTCATTAGAAGACTAACAGTTGGGCTCACATAATGGCATGGTCTTTCTTCCAACCAGAaaaaggcattccttcctttagAATAAAAAGTTTCATGTCAGGGCACATCTGTTACCAAGTAAATCATGAGCTTGACTTTATTACCTGACTTACTACCTCTGCTCTCTACATTAGTGTAATGCACAACCACACACTCCAGCTCCGAAGACTGTAAGATTGAAACAAGTCTACTTGATGAAGGTTTGATGGAACTTATCCACGTAACTACATTTGTGAGAATACTTTTAATACATATTCCATTTCTCTAATGTTTCTGAAATTCTTTCAGGCTATTTTATATTCCATCAACTTTTGGTAGGTTATATTTTAGCAGGAAATTGTCTATTTGGTTTAAGTTTccaaatttattgacataaatgTATTAATAGTTTTGCTGATTGTCTTTTGAATGTCTACTAAATTTGTAGTTATATGCTTTCTTATTCTGATATTTATTTGACcctttaaagtaaaatttattgatacatattttacatacagtaaaatttaccattttaagtgtatagttctaTGAGTTTTTACAAAGGTTTACAACCACCACAAATAGGGACAGAATAGTTTCAAAACTTACCTTGTGTTCCTTTCTGGTCAATGTTTACCTTCCACCCCTAACCTGCCCCTAACtccaggcaatcactgatctCATTTCTGTGCCTAAAGTTTTGCCTTTGCCAGCATGATAAATAAATGCAGTCATACTGAGCGTAGCTTGTGTGTGTATCTTCTTTCATTTGTAATATCATTGAGACATATATTTTGTTGTATATATCAGTAgtttactttttattgctgagtaatgttccattgtatagatgtagtatgatttgcttatatattcaccagttgatgaatatttaggttgtttttggATTTTGTCATGAGAACAGTTAAAATTTACTGtcctagcaattttcaagtacacaatacatTGTTACCTCAGAATAATGAATCACAAATTACTGAATGTGGTTATATTCACCACACATAATTGTGAGCAAATCTTCAAATGTGAAAATGTACTTAGTTCTTAATAGAAAAAACACCATAACCTTTTTCAAAGTATGGATAAATAAGAGCTGGTTGTCCATTGTGAGATCAACGAATAGGCCCATAATTAGAAACAGTGTaacaaaccaaaacaagaaaataatatttattgattttcttcaaTTACTATCAAGACACGGAAATGGAGATTAAATAAGTGTGGCAGGGTCTAATGTGGCAGTGCCTAACTCCATTGTTTGTGCTGCTGTGACATAAAAGTACCACCCCCATCACACCCCACCCGACACAACCACTCGGCCTCCTACAGATCATCACTGTGCTTGCTACATCATCTCCTTCCCGGTTGCCAGGGCAATGCAGTTTATGCCTGTTATACCTGAGCTGCGTGGAAAACACAGAGGCAAAGCTTTTTTTTCCTCAGTGGTGCTCATGAGTCATCAAGTTGCCAGTTTTGATGTTAACACAGAGAATTTCCCTAATAGTTTCTGCCAGGCCCCCTTCACCTCCTTATTCCTGAGACTGTAAATCATGGGGTTCAGCATGGGTGTGAAAATGGCATAGAAGAGAGAGATCAACTTCTCCTGAAGGACAGAGGGACCGGAGTGAGGCTGGATGTAAGTGAAAATGGCCATGCCATAGCACAGGGCAACCACTGCGAGGTGAGAGGCACAGGTGTGGAaggctttcttccttccctctgtgGGCTGGATCTTTAGGATGGTGGAGATGATCCTGATGTAGGACAGAAGAACCAGGCAAAAGGGTGTCATCAGCAGGATGATGCTAGAGACCACGATGGCAACCTCATTGGAGGAGGTGTCCACACAGGCCAGCCTGACCACAGCTAGTATTTCACAGGATATGTGATCAATATACTTGTTTGTGCACAAGGGCAGGTGAAATGTGATGGCAGTGTGCATGAGAGAGTTGATGGAGCCGCTGACCCAGGATGTGATGGCCAACCTAGCACACAGCCCTCCGTGCATGATAACTGAGTACCGCAGGGGATTACACACagccacatagcggtcataggccatcaccgCCAGTAGAACAAATTCAATCCCACCTAAAGCCAGTGAGAAAAATAACTGGGCTGCACAGCTCACAAATGAGATTACTTTGTGTTCTGCAAGAAAATGCACCAGCAGCTGAGGGACTATGCTTGTGGCATAAGAGACATCAACAAGGGAGAGGTTGGTGAGAAAGAAATACATGGGAGTGTGGAGTCGACTGTCCAGTCTGATCAGAAGAGCAATGAGAAGGTTTCCCAGCACTGTAAGTAGGTACATGCCCAAGAACAGAGCAAAGAGGAAGACTTGAGTGACCCAGTCACTGGATAGACCAAGGAGAATAAATTCACCCACCCATGTATGGTTATCTGgctccatttaaaaatgtgaggATTATTAATctgcagagaataaaaaaaataaaattaaaaaggtgcTATTGAATAACCATAACAATAATGTCTAAGAAAACAAACTGTATGCAATCTGCCAGATCTAGCCTTGGTCTTTAGATCATTCAGATGGCCAAGATGACAGCATTGATCCCAATATGCATATAGCTACTGTGCTTCAGAGAGACAGGCCAGTGCCTTAATAAGAAGATGATGTCTTTTAGAGGTGTCAGCTAAAGCCTAGAGATAATGTAATTCTAAGAGTTCTACCTCTTTATCAACTTACCCTGACTCCAGGATAAGAAGATCATGTTAGTAGACCTTGATAGGTAAAATGGTAAACAGTAAAAAAAGATATggttggaaatttaaaaactaccTCAGATATGTGAGCTAAACTCATCTTGATCAAATGCATAAATTGATAACAAACGGAAATATTGGGAAGAGGCAAGAATCTTGGGGAAATATGTAAAATCAGAGAATCTAGTTTTGAAAccagatattttatttaacagccTTGTGATTTTCGTTTAGTAATAAGCTTTCATATATAAAACAGATTAATATTAAGTAACTCACAAGTACATTCAAGCTCAAACGTAGATAGCTTATGGGGATGTGTACTGCTGTGGCTAGTACTACTATAGTACTATGGGTCTTGGTAGAAAGATGACCTCTGTCTTGGGCATATAAAGTAGCAAATGAGATTTCCTCCAACATCCTGCTTACAAAACCAAACATAAATAAACTGGTAGCAACCTTTAATAGATCTAAAGGCTTGAAGGCTTTAAGGAGCCTCTGATCTTTTGATAAGCTATGGTCTCTTCAGCCATTAGTGTGATGGGGCATTGGAAAGGTAGCCTGCtctttgaatttttctctttaaaacttgCTGCTGTTAACAATCTATCCTTCAGATGTGGGTATAAAAGGAAGCAAATAAGAACATGGATGCTTAGACGTTCTAGATATAAGAGATGAAGGAAAAGCAGATTGTTACAGACTGTTTTCCATTGTCCAAGACAGAGAATAAGGTATGAATTCATACAGATGTGCATTGGAATGGAGATcaccttatgttttcttttgctcagcaagTGTCTTTTCAGTAAAACTAGTATGCTATAGCatcaattttaaacattaaatagaAACGGGttacattcataaatatttttaaaactgattcaTTGCTATTATTACTCCATAACTGCATATTAACTACCTTTTCTTCCATTGCAGTGTACAAAATAAGGGAAAGGATGAGAAAAAAGAGGCAGGCAGGATTGAGCGCAGGAACAGAGGTTCTTGACCAGAACAGGGTCTCTGAGATGAAAAGTGAGGACTGCCAAAACTTTAACTCTCTTATGTGATAatggacaaaacaaaacaagtagtTTCAGAAATGCCCATTTCATTCATGGTTAAGACAGtcagatatatttttataaactccTCCCTAACGTCCTCCTCAAAACCTGATCTCCTCTTGCCACATTTCCTCCCTTACTGCTCTATACTGACACCTCCACCAACACCCTCACATTGCTTTTCTTCAGTCGTTGTCTGCCAGAGAACACATCTAATTGCCTCAAAGAAGACATTCAACTCTAAATTATAAAacatcaagaaaatattttattttaaaaagtctgttgTTATTGAATAGATAGAATATAtgcaacattattagtcatttctttttccattaatttggCAAATGCCTATGAAGTGCCCTCTTTGCTAGAAGCTGGGATTTCAAGGTGAATATTACCCTTCCCTGTGCTCCAAGTGTTCACTCACTGGAGGAAAAGACACAGGACAGATTGTGACCACATCACTGGTTCCTCAGCTGCACTGTGCCAGCTGCTTGGAGAACGTGCCAGCCCATGACTCACTGTGCTCCTCCTACCAATGCCAGATATCTTTCTATGACAGCCCTTGTCCCGGCACAAATGAGTGACAGTGTCACATCCTACAGAAAGCATGAGCTTCAGAGCCAAACAGCTGCTGCTTTTAACCCACATCTCTTCTGCTTCCTGAGGCCCAGAGCAAgcta comes from Cynocephalus volans isolate mCynVol1 chromosome 6, mCynVol1.pri, whole genome shotgun sequence and encodes:
- the LOC134380675 gene encoding olfactory receptor-like protein OLF3 translates to MEPDNHTWVGEFILLGLSSDWVTQVFLFALFLGMYLLTVLGNLLIALLIRLDSRLHTPMYFFLTNLSLVDVSYATSIVPQLLVHFLAEHKVISFVSCAAQLFFSLALGGIEFVLLAVMAYDRYVAVCNPLRYSVIMHGGLCARLAITSWVSGSINSLMHTAITFHLPLCTNKYIDHISCEILAVVRLACVDTSSNEVAIVVSSIILLMTPFCLVLLSYIRIISTILKIQPTEGRKKAFHTCASHLAVVALCYGMAIFTYIQPHSGPSVLQEKLISLFYAIFTPMLNPMIYSLRNKEVKGAWQKLLGKFSVLTSKLAT